From a single Granulicella aggregans genomic region:
- a CDS encoding TonB-dependent receptor, producing the protein MKRIYLALLLLCSVTVFAQTDRATITGTVTDSTGGRVAAVDITVTSSATGTEIHSKTNGSGVYTVSSLATGTYKVTFDGAGFSRREVKDLRLDVGETRSLSVSLDVAGVATTVEVTPADGGLSKSSAEIGGVVHGSQATEIPLNGRNYVGLVALVPGAIDSGTGTQDQVRFGGLSDEDNNWHLDGIDNSGINHQYEKVAIRLQPSTESIAEFRANSVAYSADQGGTPGGQIELVSKSGGSRFHASAWEFLRNTYFDATPWNTKATVPTLHLNNFGANLGGPLLKEKLFFFVNWESLRQSQNLSVTGTVPSASFRAAVLAKSPALATILNEYPVGTAAIAGNANAVTWYGNAPSTDREDSGLARVDYRVNERTNAFIRYATDHYAVVSPGDLTGLGFTTLTTPNIVVGVQHTFSPTLMNDAKFGFNRAAFTQGETGTLPFSVAVTGAFTKLDDATGSVRYDNSFSFVDDMTLVRGRNTIKAGVTVRRVQENKASPSVPDEIYTYASTTNFLNNLMDSDSYSGIVPLTGQRKTAYFGYVLDQVQVNQDLTVNAGLRYEYFGVDHEVLGRGIVVDPLACANVICPTGTGWYKPNVLDFSPRVSVAYSPTRLHGKSVVRAGYGIYFGEGQFGNLGTPIGNLSDKYTLTQQQAPGLSYPTTPYLGAAATSFSPSGSPLNRKDTAVEEWTISVQQEIAKQTIAQVAYFGTHASHVFSDVTLNGINPATGKRPYTGYSTIDYRGSANDAKTNALQLGLRRDFSTGLLVSANYELSHSLDNGGIGGGEADIPQDINCHICEYANSDQDMRHYFSASTIWKLPVGRGHTFLGNSSRVADLVVGGWQLSGIGTARSGLPVNITISRSASALPDQLNKNQRPNLVPGVSVYAANKTPTSWFNPAAFSAPAAQVHGDLGRNVARAPGLWQFDTGVNKRFPVTERLGINFRAEAFNLFNVAHYGTPASVFAGSNFGVITTPFSSNAVGVGTARELQFMLRADF; encoded by the coding sequence ATGAAACGCATCTATCTCGCTCTGCTGCTCCTGTGCTCGGTCACGGTGTTTGCCCAGACCGATCGCGCAACGATTACGGGAACTGTGACCGACAGCACGGGCGGCCGTGTGGCCGCTGTCGACATCACTGTTACCTCGTCCGCCACTGGAACCGAGATCCACAGCAAGACCAACGGCTCGGGCGTATACACGGTGTCCTCGCTGGCGACGGGGACTTACAAGGTCACCTTTGATGGGGCCGGGTTCAGCAGGCGCGAGGTGAAGGACCTGCGGCTGGATGTTGGCGAGACGCGCAGCTTGTCGGTTTCGCTGGATGTCGCGGGGGTTGCGACGACCGTGGAGGTTACTCCGGCTGATGGCGGTCTTTCAAAGTCGTCGGCTGAGATTGGCGGTGTCGTTCATGGCTCGCAGGCAACGGAGATTCCGCTGAACGGCCGCAACTACGTAGGGCTGGTGGCGCTGGTGCCGGGCGCGATCGACTCCGGCACGGGAACACAGGACCAGGTGCGCTTCGGCGGACTCTCGGACGAAGATAACAACTGGCACCTCGATGGTATCGACAACTCGGGCATCAACCACCAGTATGAGAAGGTGGCTATCCGGCTGCAGCCTTCGACAGAGTCGATTGCGGAGTTTCGCGCCAACAGCGTGGCGTACAGCGCGGACCAAGGTGGAACGCCGGGCGGGCAGATTGAACTCGTATCGAAGAGCGGAGGCAGCAGGTTCCATGCGTCGGCGTGGGAGTTTCTGCGCAATACGTACTTCGACGCGACGCCCTGGAACACCAAGGCTACGGTGCCCACACTTCATCTGAACAACTTCGGCGCTAACCTTGGCGGCCCGCTGTTGAAGGAGAAGCTGTTCTTCTTCGTGAACTGGGAGTCGCTTCGGCAGTCGCAGAATCTCTCGGTGACGGGCACGGTGCCGAGCGCAAGCTTTCGGGCGGCGGTGCTGGCGAAGTCGCCCGCGCTTGCAACCATCCTGAACGAGTATCCGGTTGGCACCGCCGCGATTGCGGGCAATGCGAACGCCGTAACCTGGTATGGCAACGCGCCTTCGACCGACCGCGAAGACTCCGGCCTGGCGCGAGTGGACTACCGGGTGAATGAGCGCACGAATGCCTTCATTCGCTACGCTACGGACCACTACGCTGTGGTATCGCCCGGTGATTTGACGGGGCTTGGATTTACAACGCTGACGACGCCGAACATCGTGGTTGGCGTGCAGCACACCTTCAGCCCGACGCTGATGAACGATGCGAAGTTCGGCTTCAACCGGGCCGCGTTTACGCAAGGCGAGACGGGCACGCTGCCGTTCTCCGTTGCGGTCACCGGAGCGTTCACCAAGCTCGATGACGCGACGGGTTCGGTGCGTTACGACAACTCCTTCAGCTTCGTCGATGACATGACGCTGGTGCGTGGCCGCAACACGATCAAGGCGGGTGTGACGGTGCGCCGGGTGCAGGAGAATAAAGCGTCGCCGAGTGTGCCGGATGAGATCTACACCTACGCGAGCACGACGAACTTCCTGAACAACCTGATGGACTCGGACTCCTACTCCGGCATTGTGCCGCTGACCGGGCAGCGCAAGACGGCGTACTTTGGCTACGTGCTCGATCAGGTGCAGGTCAATCAAGACCTGACGGTCAATGCGGGCTTGCGGTATGAGTACTTTGGCGTGGACCATGAGGTGCTTGGCCGCGGCATCGTGGTCGATCCGTTGGCCTGCGCGAACGTGATCTGCCCCACGGGTACGGGATGGTACAAGCCGAATGTGCTGGACTTCTCACCGCGCGTGAGCGTGGCTTACTCGCCGACGCGCCTGCATGGCAAGAGTGTTGTGCGTGCCGGGTACGGTATTTACTTTGGCGAAGGACAGTTCGGGAACCTGGGAACGCCGATCGGCAATCTCTCCGACAAGTACACGCTGACGCAGCAGCAGGCGCCGGGGTTGAGCTATCCGACGACGCCGTATCTAGGCGCCGCGGCGACGAGCTTCTCGCCTTCGGGATCGCCGCTGAACCGTAAAGACACGGCGGTTGAAGAGTGGACGATCTCTGTGCAGCAGGAGATTGCAAAGCAGACGATCGCGCAGGTGGCGTACTTTGGGACGCATGCTTCGCATGTCTTCTCGGACGTGACGCTGAATGGCATCAATCCTGCTACGGGCAAGCGACCGTATACGGGGTACTCGACGATCGACTATCGCGGTTCGGCGAACGATGCGAAGACGAACGCGTTGCAGCTTGGGCTGCGACGCGACTTCTCGACGGGGCTTCTGGTCTCGGCGAACTATGAGCTGTCGCACTCGCTGGACAACGGCGGCATCGGTGGCGGCGAAGCGGATATTCCGCAGGACATCAACTGCCACATCTGCGAGTACGCCAATAGCGATCAGGACATGCGGCACTACTTCAGTGCGAGCACGATCTGGAAGCTGCCGGTGGGACGTGGGCATACCTTCCTGGGGAATAGTTCGCGCGTCGCCGACCTGGTGGTGGGTGGGTGGCAGTTGAGCGGCATTGGGACGGCGCGCAGCGGTCTGCCGGTGAACATCACCATCAGCCGGAGCGCGAGCGCTCTCCCTGACCAGTTGAACAAGAACCAGCGGCCTAACCTTGTTCCCGGGGTATCGGTCTATGCGGCGAACAAGACGCCGACTAGCTGGTTCAACCCGGCGGCGTTCTCGGCACCGGCGGCGCAGGTGCATGGCGACCTGGGACGGAACGTGGCGCGTGCTCCGGGGCTGTGGCAGTTCGACACCGGCGTGAACAAGCGCTTTCCGGTGACGGAGCGGCTGGGCATCAACTTCCGCGCGGAGGCCTTCAACCTCTTCAACGTCGCGCACTATGGGACACCGGCGAGCGTCTTTGCGGGCAGCAACTTTGGCGTGATTACGACTCCGTTCAGCAGCAATGCGGTTGGCGTGGGTACGGCGCGGGAGTTGCAGTTTATGTTGCGGGCGGACTTCTAG
- a CDS encoding metallophosphoesterase family protein has translation MQSNLWKIVALMVAGSAGIAPAQNVTRTGTFVAGARTMVMAHNAYPDHGKYADRLDRALASGTPFVVEEDLAWVNGKSLICHGPKNSTPDDPTLESYFFPKVTPVMEKALSDGNKANWPLITLYLDIKNDPPEHLQAINQMLDKYSKWLTMAEKGRDISRQAPLHYGPMLVLVEDKTNDIKQKYFYDDLPVGGKIRVFGSAIKPVENPKYLPKQEFVDSLVKVPIDEVNTQRADNYHRWWGIDWAYVEKGGEEHHGDWGGNQEDRLRNIVEYGHHLGYLMSAYCLDGFTAAENQGWEDEYNFGSLEAAKVRWQAAREAHLDFISTDQYETLASALRVPVDHSNAKVTAETLSTESLISKPGPSFRVAQAELSEQPTVIIFGDQRFTDPANVKVTNPKVRNWQVREIAKRHPDAVLMNGDVPYSGDVVNDYDVFRSETAVWRDEHLHIYPALGNHEFHGDPQQALEHWWNAFPEYRGRRWYSVELGKSIYTIALDSDTSLMPGSDQQRWLADQLKHLPATTRYVFISLHHPPVADFQTRFNVSHNPRPNEIALGDYLESVAPKMKARIIVSAGHIHNYERFEQKGVVYFVSGGGAASPVPVERGPEDLYQGKDFPNYHFVEFRLVDGELQGKMYRVADAEASTPEYEVKDTFTIPPVAKK, from the coding sequence ATGCAGTCGAATTTGTGGAAGATAGTGGCGCTGATGGTTGCGGGAAGTGCCGGCATCGCCCCTGCACAGAATGTAACTCGCACAGGAACATTTGTTGCGGGAGCGCGCACGATGGTGATGGCGCACAATGCTTATCCCGATCATGGCAAGTATGCCGATCGGCTGGATCGCGCACTCGCGAGCGGAACGCCATTTGTCGTTGAAGAAGACCTGGCTTGGGTGAATGGCAAGTCGCTCATCTGCCATGGTCCGAAGAATTCGACGCCGGATGATCCCACGCTCGAGAGCTACTTCTTTCCGAAGGTGACGCCGGTGATGGAGAAGGCGCTTAGCGACGGCAACAAAGCCAACTGGCCACTGATCACGCTGTATCTCGACATCAAGAACGATCCACCGGAGCATCTGCAGGCGATCAACCAGATGCTGGATAAGTACAGCAAGTGGCTGACGATGGCAGAGAAGGGCCGCGACATCTCGCGCCAGGCGCCGCTGCACTATGGGCCGATGCTAGTGCTGGTTGAAGACAAGACCAACGACATCAAGCAGAAGTACTTTTACGATGACCTGCCGGTTGGCGGAAAGATCCGCGTGTTTGGATCGGCGATCAAGCCGGTTGAGAACCCGAAGTATCTGCCGAAGCAGGAGTTCGTGGATAGCCTGGTGAAGGTGCCGATCGATGAGGTGAACACGCAGCGGGCCGACAACTATCACCGCTGGTGGGGGATTGACTGGGCGTATGTCGAGAAGGGTGGCGAGGAGCATCACGGCGATTGGGGTGGCAACCAGGAAGACCGGCTACGCAACATCGTGGAGTATGGCCACCATCTCGGCTACCTGATGAGCGCGTATTGCCTGGATGGATTTACTGCGGCGGAGAACCAGGGATGGGAGGATGAGTACAACTTCGGATCTCTGGAAGCCGCGAAGGTGCGTTGGCAGGCTGCGCGCGAGGCGCACCTGGACTTCATCTCGACCGACCAGTATGAGACGCTTGCGAGCGCGCTGCGTGTGCCCGTTGACCACTCGAACGCGAAAGTCACCGCGGAGACGCTGTCGACGGAATCGCTGATCAGCAAGCCGGGGCCGAGCTTCCGTGTGGCGCAGGCGGAGCTATCGGAACAACCGACGGTGATTATCTTTGGCGACCAGCGGTTTACCGATCCGGCGAACGTGAAGGTCACCAATCCCAAGGTGCGCAACTGGCAGGTGCGGGAGATCGCGAAGCGTCATCCGGACGCGGTGCTGATGAATGGGGACGTGCCGTACAGCGGCGATGTAGTGAACGACTACGACGTCTTCCGTTCGGAGACGGCGGTGTGGCGCGACGAGCATCTGCATATCTATCCGGCGCTGGGCAACCATGAGTTCCACGGCGATCCACAGCAGGCGCTCGAGCATTGGTGGAACGCGTTTCCGGAGTACCGGGGCCGCAGGTGGTATTCAGTCGAGCTGGGCAAGTCGATCTATACGATCGCGCTTGATAGTGACACCTCGCTGATGCCTGGGAGCGACCAGCAGAGGTGGCTTGCCGACCAGTTGAAGCACCTTCCGGCGACGACGCGGTATGTCTTCATCAGCCTGCACCATCCTCCGGTTGCGGACTTTCAGACGCGATTCAATGTGAGCCACAATCCGCGGCCGAATGAGATTGCGCTGGGCGACTATCTCGAATCGGTTGCGCCAAAGATGAAGGCGAGGATCATCGTGAGCGCGGGGCATATTCACAACTACGAACGGTTCGAGCAGAAGGGCGTGGTGTACTTCGTCTCGGGCGGCGGGGCGGCTTCGCCGGTGCCGGTGGAGCGCGGCCCGGAGGATTTGTACCAGGGCAAGGATTTTCCGAACTACCACTTCGTTGAGTTCAGGCTGGTAGACGGAGAGCTGCAAGGGAAGATGTATCGAGTCGCCGACGCGGAGGCTTCAACGCCTGAGTACGAGGTGAAGGATACGTTCACGATTCCTCCTGTTGCGAAGAAGTAG
- a CDS encoding beta-galactosidase, whose product MKKIRSATLSIAALLTTCIPSPLVSAQAPASQASIVVDASTPIAPPETGFLHMGGTSPNGHSLQINSRYLVLNGKPWLPVMGELHYSRLPESEWEDEILKMKSAGIDIIATYVFWIHHEEVEGQFDWTGQRDLRHFVELCAKHGMYVWLRPGPWAHGEARNGGFPDWLNKLPDTRTNDPAYLRYVARFFDQIGIQVHGLMFQQGGPIIGTQLENEYGLHGPGRGAEHILKLKQLAIAAGIDPPLFSVTGWPSLDFPPREVVPVSGGYPDGFWFGSQTNLPPSMNYLFNFNRELGDMGATVPSEDPTGKVDLKHDPYFAAEQGGGMATAYHRRPVLTSDDIAALTLTGIGSGVNLYGYYMFHGGTNPKGKLTTLQESVASGFPNDLPELTYDFGAPLGEFGQTRESYRKTRMIHLFLNAYGSTLAPMTAFAPEHHTRNPADSSASRVAVRSNGTSAFLFVNNYVRQLDMPARKAFQVDIKLAKEDILVPSNPINIPANTYFAWPVNLPIGNATLRYSTAQLLTQLDTPTGDTIVLFALPGIAPELCFDASNLRSLTAPGAKIESSHGTIRVSNLTPGLKNFLQLTDDSGKVTHLLLLTQDEAEQTTLLQIHQHDHLAMTRSDILFDGKTLRLRSTLSPDQRLAIFPSLPNSETHDGAWSIYTTHQPEQHLNLTVTPTQTATPIASMTMGPYFDWRQTKVALVPPDTAFTNASTWQLSFTNPRVNGLSNVFLRLDNTGDIARLYSSSTLLDDNFFNGQPFEIGIDRFISPGKPADLKLEVLPMPTNAPIYLDDSASKKLNLSRAIPKLIHASLIPEYESSLPLK is encoded by the coding sequence ATGAAAAAAATAAGGTCTGCCACGCTCTCGATCGCCGCTCTCCTGACCACCTGTATCCCCTCTCCCCTCGTCTCCGCACAAGCACCAGCATCGCAAGCTTCAATCGTCGTCGATGCCTCCACCCCCATCGCCCCGCCCGAGACCGGCTTCCTCCACATGGGCGGCACGTCGCCCAACGGCCACTCCCTCCAGATCAACAGCCGCTACCTCGTCCTCAATGGCAAGCCCTGGCTGCCCGTCATGGGCGAACTCCACTACTCCCGCCTTCCCGAGAGCGAATGGGAAGACGAGATCCTCAAGATGAAGTCCGCAGGCATCGACATCATCGCGACCTACGTCTTTTGGATCCATCACGAAGAGGTCGAAGGCCAATTCGATTGGACCGGCCAGCGAGACCTTCGCCACTTCGTCGAGCTATGCGCCAAGCACGGCATGTACGTCTGGCTGCGCCCCGGCCCATGGGCCCACGGAGAAGCCCGCAACGGAGGCTTCCCCGACTGGCTCAACAAACTGCCCGATACCCGCACCAACGACCCCGCCTATCTCCGCTACGTCGCTCGCTTCTTCGATCAGATCGGCATTCAAGTCCACGGCCTCATGTTCCAGCAAGGCGGCCCCATCATCGGCACCCAGCTCGAAAACGAGTACGGCCTTCACGGCCCCGGTCGGGGCGCCGAACACATCCTCAAGCTGAAGCAACTAGCCATCGCCGCCGGTATCGATCCACCCCTCTTCTCCGTCACCGGATGGCCTTCGCTCGACTTCCCCCCGCGCGAAGTCGTTCCCGTCTCCGGCGGCTACCCCGACGGCTTCTGGTTCGGCTCCCAGACCAACCTCCCGCCCAGCATGAACTACCTCTTCAACTTCAATCGCGAACTCGGCGACATGGGAGCGACCGTTCCCTCCGAAGATCCCACCGGCAAAGTCGACCTCAAGCACGACCCGTACTTCGCCGCCGAGCAGGGCGGAGGCATGGCCACCGCCTATCATCGCCGCCCCGTCCTCACCTCCGACGACATCGCAGCCCTCACCCTCACCGGCATCGGCTCCGGCGTGAACCTCTACGGCTACTACATGTTCCACGGCGGCACCAACCCCAAGGGCAAGCTCACTACGCTGCAAGAGTCTGTAGCCTCCGGCTTCCCCAACGACCTTCCCGAACTCACCTACGACTTCGGCGCTCCCCTCGGCGAGTTCGGCCAGACCCGCGAATCCTACCGCAAGACCCGCATGATCCATCTCTTCCTCAACGCCTACGGCTCAACGCTCGCCCCTATGACCGCCTTCGCGCCTGAGCACCACACCCGCAACCCCGCCGACTCATCCGCCTCGCGCGTAGCCGTCCGCTCCAACGGCACATCAGCATTTCTCTTCGTCAACAACTACGTCCGCCAGCTCGACATGCCCGCGCGCAAAGCCTTCCAGGTAGACATCAAGCTCGCCAAAGAAGACATCCTCGTCCCCTCAAACCCAATCAACATCCCCGCAAACACCTACTTCGCGTGGCCAGTAAATCTACCCATCGGAAACGCCACCCTCCGCTACAGCACAGCCCAACTCCTAACCCAACTCGACACGCCCACGGGCGACACAATCGTCTTATTCGCCCTCCCTGGCATCGCGCCAGAGCTCTGCTTCGATGCCTCCAACCTCCGCAGCCTCACCGCACCGGGAGCAAAGATCGAAAGCTCCCACGGCACCATCCGCGTCTCCAACCTCACGCCCGGACTCAAGAACTTCCTCCAACTCACCGATGACTCAGGGAAAGTGACTCACCTTCTCCTCCTCACTCAGGACGAAGCCGAGCAAACCACCCTCTTACAAATCCACCAGCACGATCACCTCGCCATGACCCGCTCCGACATCCTCTTCGACGGCAAGACCCTCCGCCTCCGCTCCACCCTCTCGCCCGACCAACGCCTAGCCATCTTCCCCTCACTCCCCAACTCAGAGACCCACGACGGTGCATGGTCGATCTACACCACGCACCAGCCCGAACAGCACCTGAACCTCACCGTCACTCCAACCCAAACCGCAACACCCATCGCATCCATGACCATGGGCCCCTACTTCGACTGGCGCCAGACGAAGGTCGCTCTGGTTCCCCCAGACACCGCCTTCACCAACGCCAGCACCTGGCAACTGTCCTTCACCAATCCCCGAGTAAACGGCCTCAGCAACGTCTTCCTGAGACTCGACAACACCGGCGACATCGCAAGGCTCTACTCCTCCTCCACCCTGCTCGATGACAACTTCTTCAACGGCCAGCCGTTCGAGATCGGCATCGACCGCTTCATCTCACCCGGCAAACCCGCCGATCTAAAGCTCGAAGTCCTGCCCATGCCAACAAACGCTCCCATCTACCTCGACGACAGCGCCTCGAAGAAACTCAACCTCAGCCGCGCGATCCCAAAACTGATCCACGCCTCGCTCATCCCCGAGTACGAGTCCTCGCTTCCCCTCAAATAA
- a CDS encoding carboxypeptidase regulatory-like domain-containing protein, with the protein MFRSIFTFRPAVTAIITLALVGAPATRLLAQAGQATLSGSITDPSGAIIPGAKVTLIQESSKVQRTATSSSSGAFNFVAIPPDTYDILVSADGFRPARQNGIAVHINDQLDLPKIPLSIASSDITVTVTTDTDNVTPTTSGEQSYTLTDKQIQNLNIESRSAIELLDLIPGASNTGNFTGSYNREQAGFGQNSSTYTVNGNRFDQVQIVSDGAPVTDLNTAGAAAVTPNVDMISEAKVETSAFSSVQPNGPIVFETQTKSGGSQYHGEAYMTARNSVFNSNDAYNKQLGLPRANSSFYYPGVNIGGPVMFPHSNFNKNRDKLFFFAAAEFTQQHVDLGAQAALVPTADMRKGLFTPAELGAIAGSTYRHYYQSNQPCTGNYYNSPSCQNGTLNPAAVDPGGLILLNAFPLPNADPSTNSAGNNLITDLVTSDPRNQENLKLDYSISERIHLSGRFNHENENVPAPYGPYNTVNFAKIPYPADQIGRNASNSLNFNLVNTITQSLTNELSVAYTRFNLRISIDNEAAVSRTGLSYPYANVYPGSDILPNVSFTSTPGLYIPGGEAPPFNTVQNTTTLTDGITKVLGRHILRFGFYDVYAAYNNQTTGNDNGTVSAGTYVAGSTGNEFSDLYVGRIAGYAQSSQNIMAHMINKRFDFYGQDTWKIGSRLTVNYGARLDHIAWWYDKDGKIAVFNPAAYDPSAPITAYTGMQTHATNSAIPISGAKPLSFQFAPSAGFAYDVNGTGQTIVRGGFGTNYYVDPGTNAFSAVGAPPNLKVFSYYTGSDTPLTLATASTIDPASNPGVVYGSAFPTDHQPAVTYSWNLAVARNLPQAVHLEASYVGNTTRHLNGYSTLNTVPLGSETTANDGGPYFGGNYYQQLNRTYKSYGDIGVNLHNLSSNYNSLQFTASRSKGWFNAWLTYTYGKALAYNCEDTFDEHNCYNPAPFDRSQAVNVSYYLILPHVSQKYLGNTKLGNAALDGWKISGIEQYGSGTPLTDIAQNGVLHNEYGGNQIIGIYGTYPANVVPAGAAYPNATVTISGDSVAGTPDEVAVPIVTCNPAKGLKAHQYFNPNCFTAPYEGHNGAFRLPYIHGPAYFNDELGIFKEFKMRESSRLEIRAQSFNFLNRGFDTYQPFDSNLYMGFTDINTAPTNAASAGITSTRTGHRSFQFAAKYYF; encoded by the coding sequence ATGTTCAGAAGCATCTTCACTTTCAGGCCAGCCGTAACCGCAATCATCACGCTCGCACTCGTCGGAGCACCCGCAACCCGCCTCCTCGCCCAGGCAGGCCAGGCCACGCTCTCCGGCTCCATCACCGACCCCTCCGGCGCAATCATCCCCGGCGCGAAGGTCACCCTCATCCAGGAGTCCAGCAAGGTCCAGCGCACCGCGACCTCCAGCAGCAGCGGAGCCTTCAACTTCGTCGCCATCCCGCCCGACACCTACGACATCCTCGTCTCCGCCGACGGCTTCCGCCCCGCCCGCCAGAACGGCATCGCCGTCCACATCAACGACCAGCTCGACCTGCCGAAGATCCCTCTCTCCATCGCCAGCAGCGACATCACCGTCACCGTCACGACCGACACTGATAACGTAACCCCGACCACCTCCGGCGAGCAGTCCTACACCCTCACCGACAAGCAGATCCAGAACCTCAACATCGAGAGCCGTAGCGCCATCGAGCTCCTCGACCTCATCCCCGGAGCCTCCAACACCGGCAACTTCACCGGCTCCTACAACCGCGAGCAGGCCGGCTTCGGCCAGAACTCCAGCACCTATACCGTGAACGGCAACCGCTTCGACCAGGTCCAGATCGTCTCTGATGGCGCTCCCGTGACCGACCTCAACACCGCCGGCGCCGCCGCCGTCACCCCCAACGTCGACATGATCTCCGAGGCCAAGGTCGAGACCAGCGCCTTCTCCTCCGTCCAGCCGAACGGCCCCATCGTCTTCGAGACCCAGACCAAGTCCGGCGGCAGCCAGTATCACGGCGAAGCCTACATGACCGCCCGCAACAGCGTCTTCAACTCCAACGACGCCTACAACAAGCAGCTCGGCCTTCCGCGCGCGAACTCCAGCTTCTACTATCCCGGCGTCAACATTGGCGGCCCGGTCATGTTCCCGCACTCGAACTTCAACAAGAACCGCGACAAGCTCTTCTTCTTCGCCGCCGCCGAGTTCACCCAGCAGCACGTCGACCTCGGAGCGCAGGCCGCTCTCGTCCCCACCGCCGACATGCGCAAAGGCCTCTTCACTCCCGCGGAACTCGGCGCAATCGCTGGCTCGACGTACCGCCACTACTACCAGTCCAACCAACCCTGCACCGGCAACTACTACAACAGCCCCTCCTGCCAGAACGGCACCCTCAACCCCGCCGCAGTCGATCCCGGCGGCCTCATCCTGCTCAACGCCTTTCCTTTACCTAACGCCGACCCATCGACGAACTCCGCCGGCAACAACCTCATCACCGATCTCGTCACCTCCGATCCGCGCAACCAGGAGAACCTGAAGCTCGACTACAGCATCTCCGAGCGCATCCACCTCTCCGGCCGCTTCAACCACGAGAACGAGAACGTCCCCGCGCCCTACGGCCCCTACAACACCGTCAACTTCGCCAAGATCCCCTACCCCGCCGACCAGATCGGTCGCAACGCTTCGAACTCGCTCAACTTCAACCTCGTCAACACCATTACCCAATCGCTCACCAACGAGCTCTCCGTCGCCTACACCCGCTTCAACCTCCGCATCTCCATCGACAACGAAGCGGCAGTCTCCCGCACCGGCCTTTCCTACCCTTACGCGAACGTCTACCCCGGCTCCGACATCCTGCCGAACGTCAGCTTCACCTCCACCCCCGGCCTCTACATCCCCGGCGGCGAAGCTCCTCCTTTCAACACCGTCCAGAACACCACCACCCTCACCGACGGCATCACCAAGGTCCTCGGCCGCCACATCCTCCGCTTCGGCTTCTACGACGTCTACGCCGCTTACAACAACCAGACCACCGGCAACGATAACGGAACCGTCAGCGCCGGAACCTACGTCGCAGGAAGCACCGGCAACGAGTTCTCCGACCTCTACGTCGGCCGCATCGCAGGCTACGCCCAGAGCAGCCAGAACATCATGGCGCACATGATCAACAAGCGCTTCGATTTCTACGGCCAGGACACCTGGAAGATCGGCAGCCGCCTCACCGTCAACTACGGTGCGCGCCTCGACCACATCGCCTGGTGGTACGACAAGGACGGCAAGATCGCCGTCTTCAATCCCGCCGCCTATGACCCGAGTGCGCCCATTACCGCCTACACGGGCATGCAGACCCACGCGACCAACTCCGCCATCCCCATCTCGGGCGCGAAGCCGCTCAGCTTCCAGTTCGCCCCGTCCGCAGGCTTCGCCTACGACGTCAACGGCACAGGCCAGACCATCGTTCGCGGCGGCTTCGGCACCAACTACTACGTCGACCCCGGCACCAACGCCTTCTCCGCCGTCGGAGCTCCGCCTAATCTGAAAGTCTTCAGCTACTACACCGGCTCCGACACTCCCCTGACCCTGGCGACCGCCTCGACGATCGACCCTGCGTCCAACCCCGGCGTGGTCTACGGCAGCGCCTTTCCCACCGATCACCAGCCCGCCGTCACCTACTCCTGGAACCTGGCCGTCGCCCGCAACCTGCCCCAGGCAGTACATCTCGAAGCCAGCTACGTCGGCAACACCACCCGGCACCTCAACGGATACAGCACCCTCAACACCGTGCCTCTAGGCTCCGAGACGACCGCAAACGATGGTGGACCCTACTTTGGCGGCAACTACTACCAGCAACTGAACCGCACCTACAAAAGCTACGGCGACATCGGCGTCAACCTTCATAACCTCAGCTCCAACTACAACTCGCTCCAGTTCACCGCCTCGCGCTCCAAGGGCTGGTTCAACGCCTGGCTCACCTACACCTACGGCAAGGCCCTCGCCTACAACTGCGAAGACACCTTCGACGAGCACAACTGCTACAACCCCGCGCCCTTCGATCGCTCGCAGGCCGTCAACGTCTCGTACTACCTCATCCTGCCCCACGTCAGCCAGAAGTATCTCGGCAACACCAAGCTCGGCAACGCCGCTCTCGATGGCTGGAAGATCTCAGGCATCGAACAGTACGGCTCCGGTACTCCGCTCACCGACATCGCCCAGAACGGCGTCCTCCACAACGAGTACGGCGGCAACCAGATCATCGGCATCTACGGCACCTATCCCGCAAACGTCGTCCCCGCCGGAGCCGCTTATCCGAACGCTACCGTCACCATCTCCGGCGACTCTGTAGCTGGCACGCCCGACGAAGTCGCCGTCCCCATCGTCACCTGCAACCCCGCCAAGGGCCTGAAGGCGCACCAGTACTTCAACCCGAACTGCTTCACCGCTCCCTACGAGGGCCACAACGGCGCCTTCCGCCTCCCCTACATCCACGGCCCTGCCTACTTCAACGACGAACTCGGCATCTTCAAGGAGTTCAAGATGCGCGAGTCCAGCCGTCTCGAAATCCGTGCCCAGTCCTTCAACTTCCTCAACCGCGGCTTCGACACCTACCAGCCCTTCGACAGCAATCTCTACATGGGCTTCACCGATATCAACACCGCGCCGACCAACGCCGCATCCGCCGGCATCACCAGCACCCGCACCGGCCATCGCAGCTTCCAGTTCGCCGCCAAATATTACTTTTAG